The Desulfovibrio sp. JC022 nucleotide sequence GAAAATCCTGTTTGCCCGGAATGCAAAAGCCCGGATACCGGAAAGCTGCTCTCGTCATTTAGTTCAGGAGCTTCATTTTCCGACCCTGTTCCTTCCATTCCTCCGGGAGGAGGTTGCGGAAGCTCAGGTTTTTCGTGAGATTAAACAGTTCTTCCGGTCGGAAGATTGATGACAAAACGGCCCTGATTCATTTGAATCTGGGCCGTTTTTTATTTATTGATGTACCTGCCGCATACATTTAATCAGAGTTTTGATGCGGCAATCGTAGGTGTGTTCATTCAGGATTCTTTTACGCGCGGCCTTGATTATCCGTTTTCGTGCAGATTCATCATTCAGATATTTATCAACCAACTGCGGTATTTCAGCGAGTGAATTATAGACCGCTATTTCTTTGCCCGGTTCGAAAAGCTTTTCCATCTGGTAACGGTGATCGGTCAGGATGAAGCCGTTGCAGGCCGGAACATCAAAGACCCTCTGGTTGACCGCTCCTTTCATCTGCTGACTGGTGCAGTTGAAGTTAATTTTAGAACAGGGATAGAATCGGGGCAGGTCGTCATAATAGGACAGTTCATGGTGGTACTCCCATGCGCGATTGCTTTTCAGTATTTGTTTCCAGCCATCATCCCCTACAATGAGTGGATTAAAATCAAGGGTTTTTTGCACGCATGAAAGTCGGTATTCCAGTGTGGCCTGCCAGATGATCAGGGTTTCAAAGGCCAGCTTGCGGTGGGGAATTACGAGATTTTCATATTCCGGGTACAGTTCCGGGAAATCTGTTTTCAGAAAATTTACGACCGAATGTTCCGAACCCTGCCCGAATGCATGGGCCAGCTCTTTCCATTTTTCAGCCAGTAGACCGCTAATTTTTGAAGCCGTAAAACGTTTGGCGGTTTTGTGGACCATTGAGTTGCCAACAAATGAAATGTCCCGCGCCCATTTGCTCTCGGTGCAGCCTTTTGAGGGCAGGAAACGGGTCTGGTCTGTGCCCAGCGGCAGGTGGAATATATTGCTGAAACCCATCTCTCGCAGGGAATCCATGCGGTCCGCATCCCAAGTGAAGATTGTAGTGTCCTCATTTGCCTGTGCCTGATAAAGGGGCAGGATCAGCAGAGGGTTATCCACAAACCACGAGGCCAGCGGTAATTGAAATTTATGCAGCAGGGTGTTCAGTACTCCTTCCTGATCAACTCCGAGATGGTTGACCGTGAGTACGAAATCGGGCCTGAAGGTGTCGATGGCTGCGGAAATGCGGGTTACGAATTGTTCCAGCTCCATTTCTTTGGCGTCCATGTTTATGAACATGTGCGGTACACCCTGACGCTGGCATGCGGCAACGATCTCGCCCATAAGGAAATACTGGCTGGTTAAAAGGAGGATTCTGGGCTTTTCGTTTTGGAATTTGGGCCAGACCGGAAATTCGACTTCCTTGCTTTCTCGCTCAATGAGCAGTTTTTCTGTTTGAAGATAAAACTGGGAGAGGCGCAGGTAAAAGGGATTTTTCAGCAACTGGACTTTTTTACCGGAATTGGATTCCAGTTCCATAATGTGCTTTGCCGCATTCCGGGGTGAGCTGGTATTGATCCAGACCAGATTGGAATGTGCACGTAATTCTTCTTTCAGCCCGCTGGCAGCGAGGATTTCAGTTTCGCAATCAAGGATGAGCAGGGTACGGTCTTTCTGTTTAAGCAGCTCCCGCGCTGCAACACCAATGCCGGAGCCGATCAGCAAGGGGATTTTGTCTTCATCCAACTGCGTTGCGAGGTCAGTTTCCCTGCGCTGAGCGTATTTACCCCACATGTGCTTTTTTCTGCCGTCGGCCATGATGCAGATATCCAGGAGTTCTGTTTCATCCCTTATTACTTCGGCTGTGTAATTTGTGCTCATGTGGTTGGTTCCTACCACGAATCCCGGGCAGGTTTATGGTAGAAGAATTCAAGTCTTCTATTTTTGCGTTTGTTTGCCGGGCTGTCGTTTTTTACCAGTGGTTGAGTGTCTGCATAGCCCACGGCTTTAAGCCTTTTGGGGGCAATGCCGCCTTTTTCAACAATATAGCGCAGGGCACTTGCCGCCCGGGCGGAGGACAGCTCCCAGTTGGTTGGAAATTTTTTGGATCGTATTTCGGAATTATCCGTATGCCCGCGGACCACCAGATTGTAGTTATGGTCCTTGAGGATACTGATCACTTTGTCCAGAACCTTATGGGCGTCCGGTTTTAGTTTTGCTGATCCGGGCAGGAACAGAGTTGCCGAGTCTGTGTTGACAAGCACGCCGTCCTGATCCGCTTTTACCCCGGATGATTTGCGGGTAGTATCTTCCTCGTCCAGTAGGGCTTTGATGCGCAGGACCAGTCCGAGCAACCGTTTGTCATTGCTGTCCATTTTGACCTCTTTTCGTTTGAGGTCGGCCGGGGTCAGAGACAGATGGTCATCTTCCTTGCGTTCGATTTTTACACCGAAAGCATTCTTGAGCGAACCGAGCAGTTCCTTGAATTTTTCAAGGTCGTTGTTTGCAAAGGAGAGTAGCAGCACAAAAAAGCAGAGCAGAAGAGTTACCATATCCGCGAATGTGGCCATCCACGGCGGAAGTCCTTCTTCCGGCGGCGGATCGTTATTCTTCGGTTTAATTACTACT carries:
- a CDS encoding zinc ribbon domain-containing protein, with protein sequence MPIYEYKCNVCGHEFEELVLSASAENPVCPECKSPDTGKLLSSFSSGASFSDPVPSIPPGGGCGSSGFS
- a CDS encoding glycosyltransferase translates to MSTNYTAEVIRDETELLDICIMADGRKKHMWGKYAQRRETDLATQLDEDKIPLLIGSGIGVAARELLKQKDRTLLILDCETEILAASGLKEELRAHSNLVWINTSSPRNAAKHIMELESNSGKKVQLLKNPFYLRLSQFYLQTEKLLIERESKEVEFPVWPKFQNEKPRILLLTSQYFLMGEIVAACQRQGVPHMFINMDAKEMELEQFVTRISAAIDTFRPDFVLTVNHLGVDQEGVLNTLLHKFQLPLASWFVDNPLLILPLYQAQANEDTTIFTWDADRMDSLREMGFSNIFHLPLGTDQTRFLPSKGCTESKWARDISFVGNSMVHKTAKRFTASKISGLLAEKWKELAHAFGQGSEHSVVNFLKTDFPELYPEYENLVIPHRKLAFETLIIWQATLEYRLSCVQKTLDFNPLIVGDDGWKQILKSNRAWEYHHELSYYDDLPRFYPCSKINFNCTSQQMKGAVNQRVFDVPACNGFILTDHRYQMEKLFEPGKEIAVYNSLAEIPQLVDKYLNDESARKRIIKAARKRILNEHTYDCRIKTLIKCMRQVHQ
- a CDS encoding OmpA family protein codes for the protein MVKVVVIKPKNNDPPPEEGLPPWMATFADMVTLLLCFFVLLLSFANNDLEKFKELLGSLKNAFGVKIERKEDDHLSLTPADLKRKEVKMDSNDKRLLGLVLRIKALLDEEDTTRKSSGVKADQDGVLVNTDSATLFLPGSAKLKPDAHKVLDKVISILKDHNYNLVVRGHTDNSEIRSKKFPTNWELSSARAASALRYIVEKGGIAPKRLKAVGYADTQPLVKNDSPANKRKNRRLEFFYHKPARDSW